In bacterium 336/3, the following proteins share a genomic window:
- a CDS encoding pyrophosphatase has translation MTIEEAQKIIDKWINSIGVRYYNELTNTAILMEEVGELARIMARTYGEQSFKEGEKHDLADEMADIMFVLICLANQTGVNLTDALQKNLEKKTKRDKDRHQNNEKLKS, from the coding sequence ATGACTATCGAAGAAGCTCAAAAAATTATAGATAAATGGATTAATAGTATTGGAGTAAGATATTATAATGAATTAACCAATACTGCTATTCTGATGGAAGAAGTTGGAGAACTTGCTCGTATCATGGCTCGAACTTATGGGGAGCAATCATTTAAAGAAGGAGAAAAACACGATTTAGCAGATGAAATGGCAGACATTATGTTTGTCTTAATTTGTTTAGCAAATCAAACAGGGGTAAACCTTACAGATGCATTACAAAAAAATTTAGAGAAAAAAACAAAAAGAGATAAAGACAGGCACCAAAACAATGAAAAGTTAAAATCTTAA
- a CDS encoding peptidase M16 codes for MKKIFLSFALTAGVAFGAFSQAKLVEKVTKKGSEVVIPYEKYVLPNGLTLIVHEDHSDPIVHVDVTYHVGSAREEIKKSGFAHFFEHMMFQGSDNVADEEHFKIVTESGGTLNGTTNRDRTNYFETLPSNQLEIALWLEADRMGFLLDAVTQKKFEVQRSTVKNERGQNYDNRPYGLVQEVLSKNLYPYGHPYSWLTIGYVEDLDRVGAEDLKNFFLRWYGPNNAVVTVGGDVNPKEVIKLVEKYFGSIPKGPEVKNMTPMVASLDKDRYVSFEDPYIRLPLFAMVFPVPQARSNDEFALDCLAEILGQGKNSIMYQKMVKTQQALQANVFSSTSELSGEFFLQVIPNPGKTLADMEKLIRESIAEFEKRGVTDEDIQKFVAQREARYVNRLSSVSGKVSSLAAYQTFAGNANFIQEEMKRLKALKKEDVLKVFNQYIKGKPSVILSYYPKGQKNIAAEDNYTINTTGYVAPNYGYDGLKYNKAKDNFDRSKRPISGASPVVNVPAVWKKELDNGVKIIGTKNSETPTVTLVFNLKKGGFLNTTSEKAGVASLLGSLMNESSQNYTAEQMSAELEKLGSSISVSVDDEGLSFSVLTLKKNLDKTLKLFEERLYKPKFDAAEFERIKKQSIQGLKVQQSQPTFIASDIFGRLLHGNKEIRAISESGTPETLEKITLDDVKALYELGQITPQTLQGNLIIVGDITEAEILPKLSFLGKVGKNKPVTATVTEKTGFRTEYKPEAIKPIEKTRIYLIDKPKSAQSEIRIGFVNPNLKYGALDEYYKVGLMSYVLGGAFNSRINLNLREDKGWTYGARGAFSGDNFDTRYTASGGIKIQATDSAVYEFMKEIRNYAEQGITDAELTFTKASIGQSEALRYETGFQKAGFLNRLLEYNLPTNYTQTQNQILKSITKEEINALAKKHLPYNNMLIVIVGDKSVVLKGLGRLGYQITELDATGKVLAEDVIKAEAEKATKTANDAKAKAEAEAKAKADEEAKKKAEEEAGKKGKKKKKKKSKDEESK; via the coding sequence ATGAAAAAAATATTCTTAAGCTTCGCTCTAACAGCTGGAGTAGCTTTTGGTGCTTTTAGTCAGGCGAAATTAGTAGAAAAAGTTACTAAAAAAGGTAGTGAGGTTGTAATTCCCTACGAAAAGTACGTTCTACCCAATGGCTTGACCCTAATTGTTCACGAAGACCACTCTGACCCTATTGTACATGTAGATGTAACTTACCATGTGGGCTCAGCTCGTGAAGAAATCAAAAAGTCTGGATTTGCTCACTTTTTCGAGCATATGATGTTTCAGGGATCTGATAACGTAGCAGATGAAGAACATTTCAAAATTGTTACGGAATCAGGAGGTACACTTAATGGTACAACCAACAGAGACCGTACAAATTATTTTGAAACATTGCCTTCAAATCAATTAGAAATTGCTTTATGGCTTGAAGCTGACCGTATGGGATTTTTATTGGATGCCGTAACTCAGAAAAAATTTGAAGTACAAAGATCAACTGTAAAGAATGAACGTGGACAAAACTACGATAACCGTCCTTATGGTTTGGTTCAAGAAGTTCTTTCTAAAAATCTTTATCCTTATGGACATCCATATTCTTGGTTAACAATTGGTTATGTAGAAGATTTGGACAGAGTGGGAGCAGAAGACCTTAAAAATTTCTTCTTACGTTGGTATGGTCCTAACAATGCTGTTGTAACAGTAGGTGGTGATGTAAACCCTAAGGAAGTTATTAAATTGGTTGAAAAATACTTTGGTTCAATCCCAAAAGGACCTGAAGTAAAAAATATGACACCTATGGTGGCTTCTTTAGACAAAGATCGTTATGTGTCTTTTGAAGATCCCTATATTCGTTTGCCTTTATTTGCAATGGTTTTTCCTGTACCTCAAGCTCGTTCTAATGATGAATTTGCTTTAGACTGTTTAGCAGAAATTTTGGGACAAGGCAAAAATTCAATCATGTATCAAAAAATGGTAAAAACACAACAAGCTTTACAAGCGAATGTGTTTAGCTCTACAAGCGAATTATCGGGTGAGTTTTTCTTGCAAGTAATTCCTAACCCAGGAAAAACGCTTGCTGATATGGAAAAACTTATTCGTGAAAGTATTGCCGAATTTGAAAAACGTGGTGTTACAGATGAAGATATACAGAAATTTGTTGCTCAAAGAGAAGCCAGATATGTAAATCGCTTATCAAGTGTTTCTGGTAAAGTTTCTTCATTAGCTGCTTATCAGACATTTGCAGGTAACGCAAACTTTATTCAAGAGGAAATGAAGAGATTAAAAGCTCTTAAAAAAGAAGATGTCTTAAAAGTATTCAACCAATATATCAAAGGTAAGCCTTCTGTAATTTTAAGCTACTATCCTAAAGGGCAAAAAAATATTGCTGCTGAGGATAACTATACAATTAATACAACAGGTTATGTTGCTCCTAATTATGGTTATGATGGCTTAAAATATAACAAGGCAAAAGATAATTTTGATAGAAGCAAACGCCCTATTTCTGGTGCAAGCCCTGTTGTAAATGTTCCTGCTGTTTGGAAAAAAGAATTGGATAATGGTGTAAAAATTATTGGAACAAAAAATTCTGAAACCCCTACTGTAACTTTAGTATTCAATCTTAAGAAAGGTGGGTTCCTTAATACAACATCTGAAAAAGCTGGAGTAGCGAGTTTGCTTGGAAGTTTAATGAATGAATCTTCTCAAAACTACACTGCTGAACAAATGTCAGCGGAACTAGAAAAGCTTGGAAGTAGTATTTCTGTTTCTGTAGATGATGAAGGACTTAGCTTTAGTGTTCTGACATTAAAGAAAAACCTCGATAAAACACTGAAATTATTTGAAGAAAGATTATATAAGCCTAAATTCGATGCTGCTGAATTCGAAAGAATTAAAAAGCAAAGCATTCAAGGTTTAAAAGTTCAACAATCACAACCAACATTTATTGCTTCAGATATTTTTGGCAGACTATTGCATGGTAATAAAGAAATCAGAGCAATTTCTGAATCTGGAACACCTGAAACTTTAGAAAAAATTACTTTGGATGATGTAAAGGCTCTTTATGAACTTGGACAAATTACACCCCAAACATTACAAGGTAACTTGATTATAGTAGGGGATATTACAGAAGCTGAAATTTTACCAAAATTATCTTTCTTAGGTAAAGTAGGTAAAAACAAACCTGTTACAGCAACTGTAACTGAAAAAACAGGTTTCCGTACCGAATACAAACCAGAAGCTATCAAGCCTATTGAAAAAACACGTATTTATTTAATAGATAAGCCTAAGTCTGCTCAATCAGAAATTAGAATAGGATTTGTAAACCCTAACTTAAAATATGGAGCATTAGATGAGTATTATAAAGTAGGTTTGATGAGTTATGTATTAGGTGGAGCATTCAATAGCCGTATCAACTTAAATCTTCGTGAAGATAAAGGTTGGACTTATGGTGCAAGAGGTGCATTCTCAGGAGATAATTTCGATACTCGTTATACAGCTTCTGGTGGTATCAAAATCCAAGCTACTGATAGTGCTGTTTACGAATTCATGAAAGAAATAAGGAATTATGCAGAACAAGGTATTACAGATGCAGAACTAACATTTACAAAAGCATCTATTGGCCAATCTGAAGCTTTACGTTACGAAACAGGCTTCCAAAAAGCAGGTTTCCTAAACAGACTTTTGGAGTACAATTTACCTACAAATTATACTCAAACTCAGAACCAAATCTTAAAAAGTATCACAAAAGAAGAAATCAATGCTTTGGCTAAGAAGCATCTACCTTACAACAACATGCTTATTGTGATAGTAGGTGATAAATCTGTGGTATTGAAAGGTTTAGGTCGTTTGGGTTACCAAATTACAGAATTGGATGCTACTGGTAAAGTATTGGCTGAGGATGTTATAAAGGCAGAAGCAGAAAAAGCCACAAAAACAGCTAATGATGCCAAAGCAAAGGCTGAAGCCGAAGCGAAAGCGAAAGCAGATGAAGAAGCTAAGAAAAAAGCTGAAGAAGAAGCTGGTAAAAAAGGCAAAAAGAAGAAAAAGAAAAAATCTAAAGACGAGGAATCTAAATAA
- a CDS encoding methylmalonyl-CoA mutase — protein MQTTPYKPQNHIRIVTAASLFDGHDAAINIMRRIIQASGAEVIHLGHNRSVAEIVDCAIQEDAQAIAITSYQGGHTEYFKYAYDLLKEKGAGHIKIFGGGGGTILPSEIEELHTYGITRIYHPDDGRAMGLQGMINDLLEKCDFATYNNQKTVNPDSTQAEAISEIHSLLAQAKLKSHLAIGRLISIAENFPEVYQTIKDEIVGIKTKIPVLGITGTGGAGKSSMIDEIVRRFILDFEEKNIAVISVDPSKRKTGGALLGDRIRMNAIHSNRVYMRSLATRQSNLALSKYVQDAIDICKFAGFDMLIVETSGIGQSDTEIVEHSDICMYVMTSEYGAATQLEKIDMLDFADIIAINKFDKRGSLDALRDVRKQYKRNKNLWETPDEELPIFGTIASQFNDPGTNVLYRNIMDKIVAKTNINALQSDFEITEKMSEKIYIIPPERVRYLSEICENSESYDKFVKEQSAIARQMYQLKGTIDMLRADIGKKTIEIKEQSENLVHAVEHVQGEPEYLSDLVNRYNRLEKSLDVECKAMLKDWDATKKRYKAEKYQFQVRDKIIEQDLYYTSLSGTKVPKVSLPRYEDWGDILQWLLTENAPGFFPYASGVFPLKREGEDPTRMFAGEGGPERTNKRFHYVSKGLPAKRLSTAFDSVTLYGENPDHRPDIYGKIGNSGVNVATLDDAKKLYSGFNLCDPATSVSMTINGPAPMILAFFMNVAIDQQCELYIKKNGLETEINAKIEEIYKKKGLPRPRYNADNLPEGNDGLGLMLLGVTGEQVLPKDVYDQIKAYTLSQVRGTVQADILKEDQAQNTCIFSTEFALRMMGDIQQYFINKKVRNFYSVSISGYHIAEAGANPITQLALTLSNGFTFVEYYLSRGMHIDDFAPNLSFFFSNGMDPEYSVLGRVARRIWSKAMRYKYGGNDRSQKLKYHIQTSGRSLHAQEIAFNDIRTTLQALYAIYDNCNSLHTNAYDEAITTPTEESVRRAMAIQLIINHELGLAKNENPLQGAFIIEELTDLVEQAVLNEFKSISERGGVLGAMERMYQRSKVQEESMHYEMKKHTGELPIMGVNTFLDPKGSPTVIPAEVIRSTTEEKEFQIAQRNAFHSRNSENSAVMLKYLQKIAIENGNIFEALMETAKYCSLGQMSNALYLVGGQYRRNM, from the coding sequence ATGCAGACAACGCCTTACAAACCTCAAAATCATATTCGTATTGTTACGGCTGCTTCGCTATTTGATGGACATGATGCTGCTATCAATATTATGCGAAGAATTATTCAGGCATCAGGAGCCGAAGTAATCCATCTCGGACATAATCGTTCCGTTGCCGAAATTGTAGATTGTGCAATACAAGAAGATGCCCAAGCCATAGCCATTACAAGCTATCAAGGTGGACATACAGAATATTTTAAATATGCTTATGATTTATTGAAGGAAAAAGGAGCAGGGCATATCAAAATATTTGGAGGAGGAGGTGGAACAATTCTTCCTTCAGAAATAGAAGAATTACATACTTATGGAATAACAAGAATTTATCATCCAGATGATGGCAGAGCCATGGGATTACAAGGAATGATAAATGATTTGCTTGAAAAATGCGATTTTGCAACTTATAATAATCAGAAAACTGTAAATCCTGACTCTACTCAAGCAGAGGCTATTTCCGAAATACATTCTTTATTGGCTCAAGCAAAACTAAAAAGTCATTTGGCAATAGGCAGACTGATTTCTATTGCAGAAAACTTCCCTGAAGTTTATCAAACTATCAAAGATGAAATCGTAGGTATAAAAACTAAAATACCTGTTTTGGGTATTACAGGAACAGGAGGAGCAGGGAAATCATCCATGATTGATGAAATTGTAAGAAGATTTATTTTAGATTTTGAAGAAAAAAATATAGCTGTTATCTCCGTTGACCCTTCCAAACGCAAAACAGGTGGAGCTTTGCTGGGTGACCGTATCCGAATGAATGCTATACACAGCAATCGTGTATATATGCGTAGTTTAGCGACTCGTCAAAGCAACTTGGCTCTGAGCAAATATGTACAAGATGCTATTGATATTTGTAAATTTGCAGGTTTTGATATGTTGATTGTTGAAACTTCTGGTATTGGACAATCAGATACTGAAATTGTAGAACATTCAGATATATGTATGTATGTGATGACTTCTGAATATGGAGCAGCAACTCAACTTGAAAAAATTGATATGCTCGATTTTGCAGACATCATTGCAATCAATAAATTTGATAAAAGAGGCTCTTTGGATGCATTGCGTGATGTTCGTAAACAATATAAACGCAACAAAAACCTTTGGGAAACACCTGATGAAGAATTACCTATCTTTGGAACAATAGCCAGTCAGTTCAACGACCCCGGCACAAACGTTCTCTATCGAAATATCATGGATAAGATTGTAGCAAAAACAAATATAAATGCTCTTCAATCCGATTTTGAGATAACAGAAAAAATGTCGGAAAAAATCTACATCATTCCTCCTGAAAGAGTTCGTTATTTGTCCGAAATCTGTGAAAACAGTGAAAGCTATGATAAATTTGTAAAGGAACAAAGTGCCATTGCTCGCCAAATGTATCAACTCAAAGGTACAATTGACATGCTGAGAGCAGATATTGGTAAAAAAACTATTGAAATCAAGGAGCAATCTGAAAATTTGGTTCATGCAGTCGAACACGTTCAAGGTGAGCCAGAATATTTATCTGATTTGGTAAATAGATACAATCGTTTAGAAAAAAGTTTGGATGTTGAATGTAAAGCAATGCTTAAAGATTGGGACGCCACTAAAAAGCGTTACAAAGCAGAAAAATACCAATTCCAAGTTCGTGATAAAATTATAGAACAAGACTTGTATTATACATCTCTTTCAGGTACTAAAGTTCCTAAAGTAAGCTTACCTAGATACGAAGATTGGGGAGATATTTTACAATGGTTGCTTACTGAAAATGCACCAGGTTTCTTTCCTTATGCTTCAGGAGTGTTTCCTCTTAAACGAGAAGGTGAAGACCCAACTCGTATGTTCGCAGGTGAGGGTGGACCCGAAAGAACAAACAAACGTTTTCATTATGTATCAAAGGGACTTCCTGCCAAACGTTTATCAACAGCTTTTGATAGTGTAACACTTTATGGCGAAAATCCAGACCACAGACCTGATATTTATGGTAAAATTGGAAATTCAGGTGTAAATGTTGCTACACTGGATGATGCAAAAAAACTTTATTCAGGATTTAATCTTTGTGACCCTGCAACTTCTGTTTCCATGACCATCAATGGTCCTGCTCCCATGATTCTTGCATTCTTTATGAATGTAGCCATTGACCAACAATGTGAGTTATATATCAAGAAAAATGGTTTGGAGACTGAAATAAATGCTAAAATTGAAGAAATTTATAAGAAGAAAGGTTTACCAAGACCTCGCTACAATGCAGATAACTTACCAGAAGGCAATGATGGCTTAGGTTTGATGCTCTTAGGTGTAACAGGTGAGCAAGTATTGCCCAAAGATGTATATGACCAAATTAAAGCTTATACACTTTCGCAAGTTCGTGGAACAGTACAAGCTGATATTCTCAAAGAAGACCAAGCTCAAAATACTTGTATCTTCTCTACAGAGTTTGCCTTACGTATGATGGGCGATATTCAGCAGTATTTTATCAACAAAAAAGTAAGAAACTTTTATTCAGTTTCTATTTCTGGTTATCATATTGCTGAGGCTGGAGCAAATCCTATTACTCAATTAGCTCTGACGCTTTCTAATGGCTTCACATTTGTAGAATATTATTTGAGTAGAGGAATGCATATTGATGATTTTGCTCCTAATTTATCTTTCTTTTTCTCTAATGGTATGGACCCAGAATACTCTGTTTTGGGACGTGTTGCAAGACGTATTTGGTCGAAAGCAATGAGATACAAATATGGAGGAAATGACAGAAGTCAAAAATTAAAATACCATATTCAAACATCGGGACGTAGTTTGCATGCTCAAGAAATAGCGTTCAACGATATTAGAACGACACTACAAGCTCTTTATGCAATTTATGATAACTGTAATTCATTGCATACCAATGCTTATGATGAGGCAATTACAACGCCCACTGAAGAAAGTGTGAGAAGAGCAATGGCTATCCAACTCATTATCAATCATGAGTTGGGACTTGCTAAAAATGAAAATCCTCTACAAGGAGCATTTATTATCGAAGAGCTGACTGATCTGGTAGAACAAGCAGTACTAAATGAGTTCAAATCTATTTCAGAACGTGGTGGTGTATTAGGTGCTATGGAAAGAATGTATCAACGTAGTAAGGTACAAGAAGAAAGTATGCACTACGAAATGAAAAAGCATACAGGAGAGTTACCTATTATGGGAGTAAATACATTCTTAGACCCTAAAGGCTCTCCAACAGTTATACCCGCTGAAGTAATTAGAAGTACCACTGAAGAAAAAGAATTCCAAATTGCTCAACGAAATGCTTTCCATTCCCGAAATTCTGAAAATTCGGCTGTAATGCTTAAATATCTCCAGAAAATAGCCATTGAAAACGGAAATATTTTTGAAGCCTTGATGGAAACAGCTAAATATTGCAGTTTAGGACAAATGTCAAATGCCTTATACTTGGTAGGGGGACAATATAGAAGAAATATGTAA
- a CDS encoding [Fe-S]-binding protein, with the protein MKTQDIFLDKAEQKAFDLKHRQTINFNIGKYDNAVKSGLKQYENHELARERASFLKTQAIAHLDELLIDFEETFTKRGGKVIWAENSESALKSIWQIFERHKAKMAVKSKSMTTEEIHLNEFLEKKVVETIETDLGEYIVQLAGQKPYHIVTPAMHMSKKDIAELFVEKLRISPTDDAQELTLTARRILREKYVTADIGITGANFIIADAGAIAITENEGNARMSTTFPKVHIAIVGIEKIIPKLEQLDMFWHLLATSGTGQKMTVYNSIFFGPRQLDEIDGPDEMYVVLLDNGRTKLLADPEKREALNCIRCGACLNACPVYKNIGGHTYDTTYSGPIGSVITPHLASMKEYKHLSYASSLCGACSSVCPVKINIHNLLLLNRKQSVEEGHSTFSEKIGFNFWKRGMLSRKLMDWLSAKSKTNFIKKFFSKTWGKKREMPHIAKKTFAQQWEEKMKL; encoded by the coding sequence ATGAAAACTCAAGATATATTTTTAGATAAAGCAGAACAAAAAGCTTTTGATTTAAAGCATCGTCAAACTATTAACTTTAATATTGGTAAATATGACAATGCTGTAAAATCAGGGTTAAAACAATATGAAAATCATGAGCTTGCTCGTGAAAGAGCCTCTTTTCTTAAAACTCAAGCCATTGCTCATTTAGATGAGCTACTCATAGATTTTGAAGAAACATTTACTAAAAGAGGTGGTAAAGTAATATGGGCAGAAAACAGTGAATCTGCCTTAAAAAGCATTTGGCAAATTTTTGAACGCCATAAAGCTAAAATGGCTGTTAAATCAAAATCTATGACTACTGAAGAAATTCACTTAAATGAATTTCTTGAAAAAAAAGTAGTTGAAACCATAGAAACAGATCTTGGCGAATATATTGTCCAATTAGCTGGGCAGAAGCCTTATCATATTGTCACACCTGCTATGCATATGTCTAAAAAAGATATTGCAGAGCTTTTTGTTGAAAAGCTTCGTATTTCTCCAACTGATGATGCCCAAGAGCTTACGCTTACTGCAAGACGAATTTTAAGAGAAAAATATGTAACTGCTGATATTGGTATTACAGGGGCAAATTTTATTATTGCAGATGCCGGGGCTATTGCTATCACAGAAAATGAAGGAAATGCTCGCATGAGTACTACATTTCCAAAAGTACATATTGCTATTGTCGGAATTGAAAAAATTATACCCAAACTTGAGCAACTAGATATGTTTTGGCATTTACTTGCTACAAGTGGAACAGGGCAGAAAATGACTGTTTATAATTCCATATTTTTTGGTCCTAGACAATTAGATGAAATTGATGGACCTGATGAAATGTATGTAGTTCTTTTAGACAATGGCAGGACTAAACTTTTAGCTGACCCTGAAAAGAGAGAAGCCTTGAATTGTATTCGTTGTGGAGCTTGCCTTAATGCCTGCCCTGTTTATAAAAATATTGGAGGACACACCTACGATACGACTTACAGTGGTCCTATTGGCTCTGTTATTACTCCACACCTTGCAAGTATGAAAGAATACAAGCATTTAAGTTATGCAAGTTCTTTGTGTGGGGCTTGTAGTTCTGTTTGTCCAGTAAAAATAAATATTCATAATTTATTGTTACTCAACAGAAAACAAAGCGTAGAAGAAGGACACAGCACCTTTAGTGAAAAAATAGGTTTCAATTTTTGGAAAAGGGGGATGTTGAGCAGAAAGCTCATGGATTGGCTCAGTGCAAAAAGTAAAACGAACTTTATTAAGAAGTTTTTTAGTAAAACTTGGGGTAAAAAACGAGAAATGCCACACATTGCTAAAAAAACGTTTGCCCAACAATGGGAAGAAAAAATGAAACTCTAA